From Aristaeella lactis, the proteins below share one genomic window:
- a CDS encoding WYL domain-containing protein: MLFSEYYGEYYACVAEILSKAVRGELTKESLLEITRRKGFTESSLVIPEALRDGSWPLLRKDLTTLLKHEPVHPVTLLQKRWLKTLLTDPRIRLFDVPETGLEEVEPLFDPEKIIWYDRYTDGDPFEDPGYIERFRVLLEAVKTRRRVQVDFTSHHSRRNVWNVVPYRLEYSQADDKFRLLCRSGRQERILNLKRLVSCRLLEPVSPAEYPEPVPENETVTLDITDERNALERAMLQFSYLAKKTERMGENTYRMTLQYRKDDETELVIRILSFGPLLKVTGPDSFAALIRERIERQVRRNET; the protein is encoded by the coding sequence ATGCTGTTCAGTGAATACTACGGTGAATACTATGCCTGCGTGGCGGAGATCCTGAGTAAAGCTGTGCGCGGGGAACTGACGAAGGAAAGCCTGCTGGAGATCACCCGCCGCAAAGGCTTTACGGAGAGCTCCCTGGTGATCCCGGAAGCCCTGAGGGACGGCTCCTGGCCGCTGCTCAGAAAAGACCTCACCACGCTCCTGAAACACGAACCGGTTCATCCCGTGACCCTGCTGCAGAAGCGCTGGCTGAAGACCCTGCTCACGGACCCGCGGATCCGTCTTTTCGATGTCCCCGAAACGGGCCTGGAAGAGGTGGAACCCCTTTTCGATCCGGAGAAGATTATCTGGTATGACCGCTACACCGACGGGGATCCCTTTGAGGACCCGGGATATATCGAGCGCTTCCGCGTGCTGCTGGAAGCGGTGAAGACCCGCCGGAGGGTGCAGGTGGACTTTACAAGCCACCACAGCCGGCGGAACGTGTGGAACGTGGTTCCGTACCGGCTGGAGTATTCCCAGGCGGATGACAAGTTCCGTCTGCTGTGCCGCAGCGGACGGCAGGAGCGGATCCTGAACCTGAAGCGCCTGGTTTCCTGCCGCCTGTTGGAGCCCGTTAGCCCGGCGGAGTATCCGGAACCCGTACCTGAAAACGAAACCGTGACCCTGGATATCACGGATGAGCGCAATGCCCTGGAGCGGGCCATGCTCCAGTTTTCCTACCTGGCGAAAAAGACGGAGCGCATGGGGGAGAACACCTACCGCATGACCCTGCAGTACCGGAAGGACGATGAAACGGAGCTGGTGATCCGCATCCTGTCCTTCGGGCCCCTGCTGAAGGTCACCGGACCGGACAGCTTCGCCGCCCTTATCCGGGAGCGGATCGAACGCCAGGTCAGGCGAAACGAAACCTGA
- a CDS encoding WYL domain-containing protein, whose protein sequence is MAYSELIKNFGKIRSYMRDFYVFGFRGRDEFSLKSTRIYDDESRRVKSWLEGYIDSYYDETGKKVFLSIDSRSVPRNPLYTAFKAKSFTDWDITLHFFLLDILRSGPASVNACLEKITGEYLGDFSAEFPDEGTIRNKLREYEKMGILVSRKEGRTLTYALAEDFRELPAWKDAVDFGSEAMPLGVIGSYFPREGESAFRFKHQYFLGATDSEILYDLCLCMTEHRKAEVTCVTRKKKEERKQEILPVRFYFSTRTGRQYVLGYSYPSRRFLFFRLDSILKVKALEAEEEPERYEALWQAFDRHLWGVGLGQHTLDHLEMVIHAEPGEDFIPNRLEREKRHGRVEQVDETTWKFTADVYDASEMLPWIRTFIGRIDRLECSNPGVTRVFREDLEAMRRLYGGDP, encoded by the coding sequence ATGGCCTACAGTGAGCTGATCAAAAACTTCGGGAAGATCCGGTCCTATATGCGGGACTTTTATGTCTTCGGCTTCCGGGGCCGTGATGAGTTCAGCTTAAAGAGCACCCGGATCTATGACGATGAATCCCGCCGGGTGAAAAGCTGGCTGGAGGGCTATATCGATTCCTATTACGATGAGACCGGCAAGAAGGTCTTCCTCTCCATCGACAGCCGGTCTGTTCCCCGCAACCCTCTGTACACCGCCTTCAAAGCGAAAAGTTTTACGGACTGGGATATCACCCTGCACTTTTTCCTGCTGGATATCCTGCGCTCCGGTCCCGCTTCCGTGAATGCCTGCCTGGAAAAGATCACCGGGGAATACCTCGGGGATTTCAGCGCGGAGTTCCCGGACGAGGGAACCATCCGCAACAAGCTGAGGGAATATGAAAAAATGGGCATCCTGGTTTCCCGGAAGGAAGGACGCACCCTGACATATGCCCTTGCCGAAGACTTCAGGGAACTGCCGGCGTGGAAGGACGCCGTGGATTTCGGCTCGGAAGCCATGCCCCTGGGCGTCATCGGCAGCTATTTCCCGCGGGAGGGCGAAAGCGCCTTCCGGTTCAAGCACCAGTATTTCCTGGGTGCCACGGACAGCGAGATCCTGTATGACCTGTGCCTGTGCATGACGGAGCACCGGAAGGCGGAAGTGACCTGCGTCACCCGGAAGAAAAAAGAGGAGCGGAAGCAGGAGATCCTGCCCGTCCGCTTCTATTTCTCCACCCGCACGGGTCGGCAGTATGTCCTGGGATACAGCTATCCCTCCAGGCGGTTCCTCTTCTTCCGCCTGGACAGCATCCTGAAGGTGAAAGCCCTGGAAGCGGAGGAGGAACCCGAACGGTATGAAGCCCTCTGGCAGGCGTTTGACAGGCACCTGTGGGGCGTCGGCCTCGGGCAGCATACCCTGGACCATCTGGAGATGGTGATCCACGCCGAACCCGGGGAGGACTTTATCCCGAACCGGCTGGAGCGGGAAAAACGGCACGGCCGTGTGGAACAGGTGGACGAAACCACCTGGAAGTTCACCGCGGATGTGTATGACGCCTCCGAAATGCTGCCCTGGATCCGGACCTTCATCGGGCGGATCGACCGGCTGGAGTGCTCCAATCCCGGTGTCACGAGGGTCTTCCGGGAGGACCTGGAAGCCATGCGCCGCCTCTACGGAGGTGATCCGTGA
- a CDS encoding type II toxin-antitoxin system RelB/DinJ family antitoxin has translation MSSTIQVRVDDELKQKSDMLFRELGTDTTTAVRMFLTQAVANNGFPFEIKRSAPNPYTPMSEEEIYQKLEVSRQHADQGMYRDADEVIADMRAKYGL, from the coding sequence ATGTCCAGTACAATTCAAGTCAGAGTCGATGATGAATTAAAACAAAAATCAGATATGCTATTTAGAGAATTGGGTACAGATACAACAACTGCTGTGAGAATGTTTCTGACTCAGGCCGTGGCCAATAACGGATTTCCTTTTGAAATCAAAAGATCCGCTCCAAATCCTTACACGCCAATGTCTGAAGAAGAAATATACCAGAAGCTGGAAGTATCCAGACAGCATGCGGATCAGGGAATGTACAGGGATGCAGATGAAGTGATAGCTGATATGAGGGCGAAATATGGATTATAA
- a CDS encoding type II toxin-antitoxin system RelE/ParE family toxin → MDYKAVITSDAEEDLDKFISYLLFEKRNPQAAANVLNDFEETKLSLSRSAGSLKLCDNPRLQALGYRKIHFLSHRYFMLYRLNGNTAIVDNIFHELQDYENKII, encoded by the coding sequence ATGGATTATAAAGCAGTAATTACTTCAGACGCAGAAGAAGATCTTGACAAGTTTATCTCTTATCTGCTCTTTGAAAAAAGAAACCCGCAAGCAGCAGCAAACGTGCTTAATGATTTTGAAGAAACCAAATTGAGTTTATCCAGATCTGCTGGAAGTTTAAAGCTTTGCGATAATCCACGTTTACAAGCGCTTGGATACAGAAAAATCCATTTCTTATCTCACAGATATTTTATGCTCTACCGACTTAATGGTAATACAGCAATTGTGGATAATATATTCCACGAACTGCAGGATTATGAAAACAAAATAATATAA
- a CDS encoding peptide deformylase, with protein sequence MIRPIVHDPLFLAQPSEPASREDLPVARDLVDTLTANMDRCVGMAANMIGVSKRIIVIARGPMAVAMLNPKILSKSGEYEAEEGCLSLEGVRKTKRYKTIRLSWQDMRMKEHTETLEGFQAQIVQHELDHCDGILI encoded by the coding sequence ATGATCCGGCCTATTGTCCACGATCCCCTGTTCCTGGCCCAGCCTTCGGAACCGGCTTCCCGGGAGGACCTGCCGGTTGCCCGGGACCTTGTTGACACCCTGACCGCCAACATGGACCGCTGTGTGGGCATGGCCGCCAATATGATCGGCGTCTCGAAACGGATCATCGTTATTGCCCGGGGCCCCATGGCCGTGGCCATGCTGAACCCGAAGATCCTCAGCAAAAGCGGGGAGTATGAGGCGGAGGAAGGCTGCCTTTCCCTGGAAGGTGTCCGGAAAACAAAGCGGTACAAAACCATCCGGCTTTCCTGGCAGGATATGCGGATGAAAGAGCATACCGAAACCCTGGAAGGCTTTCAGGCCCAGATCGTCCAGCACGAGCTGGATCACTGCGACGGGATCCTGATCTGA